The following coding sequences are from one Humulus lupulus chromosome X, drHumLupu1.1, whole genome shotgun sequence window:
- the LOC133803571 gene encoding guanine nucleotide-binding protein subunit gamma 1-like isoform X1 produces the protein MIVVAMDNENQPPNPSWSSSSPVRGGGEGEGERGKVENEEVAQSSSHQDQKAKAAKLKPNPTFLGRHRMNAAISHLNTQINIIEKELNELETVGDSSIVCQELISSLETIPDPLLPTTKGPADVSWDRWFRGAHNSRSHKRWM, from the exons ATGATTGTGGTGGCAATGGACAATGAAAACCAACCGCCAAATCCATCGTGGTCGTCGTCGTCGCCTGTGAGAGGCggaggagaaggagaaggagaaagaggGAAGGTAGAAAATGAAGAGGTGGCTCAATCTTCTTCTCATCAAGATCAGAAGGCAAAAGCAGCAAAGCTAAAACCAAATCCCACTTTCTTGGGAAGGCACAGGATGAATGCAGCTATATCTCATCTCAATACCCAAATCAACATAATTGAG AAAGAGCTAAATGAACTAGAGACAGTTGGTGATTCCTCTATTGTATGCCAAGA ACTCATCTCAAGCCTCGAAACCATTCCAGATCCACTACTTCCCAC AACAAAAGGCCCGGCAGACGTCAGTTGGGATCGCTGGTTCCGAGGAGCGCACAACTCACGAAGCCATAAACGTTGGATGTAA
- the LOC133803570 gene encoding ubiquitin carboxyl-terminal hydrolase 26 isoform X2 — MSNERSSCCVKMSRPTTRSKNKRHKQGDDVDTSSELLRKIHMTSEITDEDVTKLYKIWKPVCQGCRVNTKDNPNCFCGLIPPPNGSRKVGLWQKTSDILQALGPDPSTDLRASADSPSGLTNLGATCYANSILQCLYMNKLFRGGIFSVEPDLLKQQPVLDQLARLFAQLHASKMAFIDSCPFVKTLELDNGVQQDSHEFLTLLLSLLERCLNHSKVSKARTVVQDLFRGTVSHVTTCSQCGQDSEASSNMQDFYELELNVKGLKSLDNSLDDYLSVEELHGDNQYYCESCKTRVNATRSIKLRTLPPVLNFQLKRCVFVPKTTMKKKITSAFYFPGELDMHHRLSEPTQTESIYDLSAVLIHKGTAVNSGHYIAHINDENTGQWWEFDDEHVSNLGCHPFGEGSSSSSHKPAKTEPVVNPTCTEKTSDVANGNHMDVIQQESYDPSSGSGGHVEIFSSSDAYMLMYNLRCRGKDNGKCLAVCGDNDMEIEGNVTSLHDGVSLPSHLCEEVEKLNASYVDACDQYTSKKEMELNRISERKQEVRSILSEAPVKSLEEPFCWISADWLRQWADNITSPPLDNTSIQCLHGKVPVSKVDSMKRLSTTSWTQLYSKYNGGPQLTNDDYCIDCLIDGARTLVCADSYRVRRTLMKQIAEDVFAGMCEDGTYFVSKAWLQQWLKRKILDAPSEADGGPTASIRCPHGELMPEQAVGAKRLLVPENLWLFFYEDAIAVKPDDTLGCSTFPSDSRQCSQCSDELSEVACIEDSLRVVRLKQRQNHEKLATGKTFPLFPDCKYYLVPSSWLSKWRNYINASGKNVSLSVKPETLDGIIDMLKCEKHLLLIERPPDLVWKRDSIFQKSSATDGLTVITESDWKCFCEEWGGIEGNGISAWIECSSTAESNVNGSCEEIQRSEADLGSYDETNYEIETKQLRMKTSPEICEHCIGERQSLELMQKLNYCNEDVYVYFVRGKEAPKSILQASETSFDPDRRVSKRSKKTNSGNQISLKVSGSTSVYQLKMMIWESFGVVKENQILHKGSRIIDKECATLADMNIFPGDKLWVIDSEIHENRDIADEVSDQKMDVQHTEEGFRGTLLTANTSSQVV, encoded by the exons ATGAGCAATGAAA GGTCATCTTGTTGTGTTAAGATGAGCAGACCAACAACGCGGAGTAAAAATAAAAGACACAAGCAAGGGGATGATGTTGACACCTCTTCAGAATTATTGAG GAAGATCCACATGACCAGTGAAATTACTGATGAGGATGTCACCAAGCTTTATAAAATTTGGAAACCAGTTTGTCAAGGATGCCGTGTGAATACAAAAGATAATCCTAACTGCTTTTGTGGGCTAATTCCCCCTCCAAATGGAAGCCGGAAAGTGGGCCTGTGGCAGAAGACATCAGACATCCTTCAGGCTCTTGGCCCTGACCCATCCACTGATCTTCGTGCTTCTGCTGATTCTCCCTCGGGACTTACAAATCTTGGTGCAACATGCTATGCCAACAGCATACTCCAGTGCTTGTACATGAATAAATTGTTCCGTGGAGGCATATTTTCTGTTGAACCAGATCTTTTGAAGCAACAGCCAGTGTTGGATCAGCTAGCACGACTTTTCGCACAGTTGCATGCAAGTAAAATGGCTTTTATCGACTCTTGTCCGTTTGTTAAAACACTTGAGTTGGATAATGGAGTTCAACAAGATAGCCATGAGTTTTTGACATTGCTTCTTTCGTTGCTTGAACGTTGTCTTAACCATTCTAAGGTTTCCAAGGCAAGAACTGTTGTCCAAGATCTTTTCCGTGGAACTGTGTCTCATGTGACAAC GTGCTCTCAATGTGGACAAGATTCTGAAGCTTCTTCTAATATGCAAGACTTTTATGAGCTAGAGCTGAATGTGAAGGGTTTGAAAAGTTTAGATAATAGCTTGGATGATTATCTTAGTGTGGAAGAGCTACATGGAGATAATCAATATTACTGTGAGTCTTGTAAAACAAGAGTTAATGCTACTCGCAGCATCAAGCTGCGGACATTGCCACCTGTACTAAATTTTCAGCTCAAGCGTTGTGTGTTTGTTCCAAAG ACCACTATGAAGAAGAAAATCACTTCTGCATTTTATTTCCCCGGAGAATTAGACATGCATCATAGGTTATCTGAGCCTACTCAGACTGAATCAATCTATGATCTCTCAGCAGTGCTGATTCACAAGGGAACTGCAGTGAACAGTGGCCATTATATAGCACATATTAACGATGAAAATACTGGGCAATGGTGGGAGTTTGACGATGAGCATGTCTCAAACTTAGGTTGTCACCCATTTGGAGAAGGTTCTTCAAGCTCTAGTCACAAGCCTGCTAAAACTGAGCCTGTTGTCAATCCCACCTGTACAGAAAAAACGAGTGATGTTGCCAATGGCAATCATATGGATGTTATTCAGCAAGAATCTTATGATCCAAGTTCTGGCAGTGGTGGTCATGTAGAGATATTTTCTTCAAGTGATGCATATATGTTGATGTATAATCTCAGGTGTCGCGGGAAGGATAATGGAAAATGTCTTGCAGTTTGTGGTGATAATGATATGGAAATAGAAGGCAATGTGACTTCCTTGCATGATGGTGTTTCTCTGCCTTCTCATCTTTGTGAAGAGGTGGAAAAGTTGAATGCATCATATGTTGATGCTTGTGACCAATACACATCAAAGAAGGAAATGGAGCTGAACCGAATTTCAGAAAGAAAACAGGAAGTTCGATCCATTTTGTCCGAGGCCCCTGTTAAATCACTAGAGGAACCATTTTGTTGGATTTCTGCAGATTGGCTTCGTCAGTGGGCTGACAACATTACTTCCCC TCCTCTTGATAACACTTCTATCCAATGTTTACATGGAAAAGTTCCCGTGTCAAAGGTTGATTCCATGAAGCGATTGTCAACTACATCTTGGACTCAGTTGTACTCCAAG TACAATGGGGGTCCGCAACTGACTAATGATGACTACTGCATAGATTGCCTTATTGATGGGGCCCGCACTCTGGTTTGTGCCGATAGTTACAGAGTTCGCAGAACTTTAATGAAACAAATTGCTGAAGATGTATTTGCAGGGATGTGTGAAGATGGAACGTATTTTGTTTCCAAAGCATG GTTGCAACAGTGGCTTAAAAGAAAAATACTTGATGCACCATCTGAAGCTGATGGAGGACCAACAGCTTCCATCAGGTGTCCTCATGGTGAACTTATGCCCGAGCAAGCTGTGGGAGCTAAGAGATTGCTTGTTCCTGAGAATCTGTGGCTGTTCTTTTATGAAGATGCTATTGCAGTAAAACCTGATGATACCTTGGGTTGTTCAACATTTCCTTCAGATTCAAGACAATGTTCACAGTGTAGTGATGAACTATCGGAAGTGGCTTGCATAGAAGATTCTTTAAG AGTGGTGAGGCTCAAGCAGCGCCAGAATCATGAGAAGCTAGCTACAGGGAAAACCTTTCCTCTATTTCCTGATTGCAAGTATTATTTGGTACCATCTTCTTGGCTTTCAAAATGGAGAAACTACATTAATGCCAGTGGCAAGAATGTCTCATTATCAGTGAAGCCTGAGACTTTAGATGGCATAATTGATATGCTGAAGTGCGAAAAG CATTTGCTACTCATAGAAAGGCCACCAGATCTTGTTTGGAAACGGGATTCAATATTCCAAAAGTCTTCTGCT ACAGATGGGTTAACTGTTATTACTGAAAGTGATTGGAAATGCTTTTGCGAAGAATGGGGTGGCATTGAAGGGAACGGTATATCAGCCTGGATTGAGTGTAGTAGTACTGCAGAAAGTAATGTCAATGGTTCATGTGAAGAGATACAGAGATCTGAAGCAGATTTGGGCTCCTATGATGAAACTAATTATGAAATTGAGACTAAGCAACTACGAATGAAGACTAGTCCTGAG ATATGTGAGCATTGTATTGGAGAACGACAAAGCTTGGAGCTGATGCAGAAACTTAATTATTGCAATGAGGATGTATATGTGTATTTTGTTCGTGGTAAAGAAGCTCCCAAATCAATTTTACAAGCATCTGAGACTAGTTTTGATCCAGATCGCCGAGTTTCAAAGCGCTCTAAGAAGACAAATTCTGGTAATCAAATCAGTCTAAAAGTTTCTGGCTCTACATCAGTGTACCAGCTAAAAATGATGATATGGGAATCTTTTGGG GTGGTAAAAGAAaaccaaatacttcacaaaggtTCGCGAATAATCGATAAAGAATGTGCTACTCTTGCAGACATGAATATATTCCCTGGAGATAAGCTTTGGGTGATTGATTCAGAGATTCATGAGAACCGAGATATTGCGG ATGAGGTTTCTGACCAAAAAATGGATGTGCAACATACTGAGGAGGGGTTTCGTGGGACACTTTTGACTGCCAATACTTCATCTCAAGTTGTTTAA
- the LOC133803571 gene encoding guanine nucleotide-binding protein subunit gamma 2-like isoform X2 produces the protein MIVVAMDNENQPPNPSWSSSSPVRGGGEGEGERGKVENEEVAQSSSHQDQKAKAAKLKPNPTFLGRHRMNAAISHLNTQINIIEKELNELETVGDSSIVCQETKGPADVSWDRWFRGAHNSRSHKRWM, from the exons ATGATTGTGGTGGCAATGGACAATGAAAACCAACCGCCAAATCCATCGTGGTCGTCGTCGTCGCCTGTGAGAGGCggaggagaaggagaaggagaaagaggGAAGGTAGAAAATGAAGAGGTGGCTCAATCTTCTTCTCATCAAGATCAGAAGGCAAAAGCAGCAAAGCTAAAACCAAATCCCACTTTCTTGGGAAGGCACAGGATGAATGCAGCTATATCTCATCTCAATACCCAAATCAACATAATTGAG AAAGAGCTAAATGAACTAGAGACAGTTGGTGATTCCTCTATTGTATGCCAAGA AACAAAAGGCCCGGCAGACGTCAGTTGGGATCGCTGGTTCCGAGGAGCGCACAACTCACGAAGCCATAAACGTTGGATGTAA
- the LOC133803570 gene encoding ubiquitin carboxyl-terminal hydrolase 26 isoform X3 → MSRPTTRSKNKRHKQGDDVDTSSELLRKIHMTSEITDEDVTKLYKIWKPVCQGCRVNTKDNPNCFCGLIPPPNGSRKVGLWQKTSDILQALGPDPSTDLRASADSPSGLTNLGATCYANSILQCLYMNKLFRGGIFSVEPDLLKQQPVLDQLARLFAQLHASKMAFIDSCPFVKTLELDNGVQQDSHEFLTLLLSLLERCLNHSKVSKARTVVQDLFRGTVSHVTTCSQCGQDSEASSNMQDFYELELNVKGLKSLDNSLDDYLSVEELHGDNQYYCESCKTRVNATRSIKLRTLPPVLNFQLKRCVFVPKTTMKKKITSAFYFPGELDMHHRLSEPTQTESIYDLSAVLIHKGTAVNSGHYIAHINDENTGQWWEFDDEHVSNLGCHPFGEGSSSSSHKPAKTEPVVNPTCTEKTSDVANGNHMDVIQQESYDPSSGSGGHVEIFSSSDAYMLMYNLRCRGKDNGKCLAVCGDNDMEIEGNVTSLHDGVSLPSHLCEEVEKLNASYVDACDQYTSKKEMELNRISERKQEVRSILSEAPVKSLEEPFCWISADWLRQWADNITSPPLDNTSIQCLHGKVPVSKVDSMKRLSTTSWTQLYSKYNGGPQLTNDDYCIDCLIDGARTLVCADSYRVRRTLMKQIAEDVFAGMCEDGTYFVSKAWLQQWLKRKILDAPSEADGGPTASIRCPHGELMPEQAVGAKRLLVPENLWLFFYEDAIAVKPDDTLGCSTFPSDSRQCSQCSDELSEVACIEDSLRVVRLKQRQNHEKLATGKTFPLFPDCKYYLVPSSWLSKWRNYINASGKNVSLSVKPETLDGIIDMLKCEKHLLLIERPPDLVWKRDSIFQKSSAGLQTDGLTVITESDWKCFCEEWGGIEGNGISAWIECSSTAESNVNGSCEEIQRSEADLGSYDETNYEIETKQLRMKTSPEICEHCIGERQSLELMQKLNYCNEDVYVYFVRGKEAPKSILQASETSFDPDRRVSKRSKKTNSGNQISLKVSGSTSVYQLKMMIWESFGVVKENQILHKGSRIIDKECATLADMNIFPGDKLWVIDSEIHENRDIADEVSDQKMDVQHTEEGFRGTLLTANTSSQVV, encoded by the exons ATGAGCAGACCAACAACGCGGAGTAAAAATAAAAGACACAAGCAAGGGGATGATGTTGACACCTCTTCAGAATTATTGAG GAAGATCCACATGACCAGTGAAATTACTGATGAGGATGTCACCAAGCTTTATAAAATTTGGAAACCAGTTTGTCAAGGATGCCGTGTGAATACAAAAGATAATCCTAACTGCTTTTGTGGGCTAATTCCCCCTCCAAATGGAAGCCGGAAAGTGGGCCTGTGGCAGAAGACATCAGACATCCTTCAGGCTCTTGGCCCTGACCCATCCACTGATCTTCGTGCTTCTGCTGATTCTCCCTCGGGACTTACAAATCTTGGTGCAACATGCTATGCCAACAGCATACTCCAGTGCTTGTACATGAATAAATTGTTCCGTGGAGGCATATTTTCTGTTGAACCAGATCTTTTGAAGCAACAGCCAGTGTTGGATCAGCTAGCACGACTTTTCGCACAGTTGCATGCAAGTAAAATGGCTTTTATCGACTCTTGTCCGTTTGTTAAAACACTTGAGTTGGATAATGGAGTTCAACAAGATAGCCATGAGTTTTTGACATTGCTTCTTTCGTTGCTTGAACGTTGTCTTAACCATTCTAAGGTTTCCAAGGCAAGAACTGTTGTCCAAGATCTTTTCCGTGGAACTGTGTCTCATGTGACAAC GTGCTCTCAATGTGGACAAGATTCTGAAGCTTCTTCTAATATGCAAGACTTTTATGAGCTAGAGCTGAATGTGAAGGGTTTGAAAAGTTTAGATAATAGCTTGGATGATTATCTTAGTGTGGAAGAGCTACATGGAGATAATCAATATTACTGTGAGTCTTGTAAAACAAGAGTTAATGCTACTCGCAGCATCAAGCTGCGGACATTGCCACCTGTACTAAATTTTCAGCTCAAGCGTTGTGTGTTTGTTCCAAAG ACCACTATGAAGAAGAAAATCACTTCTGCATTTTATTTCCCCGGAGAATTAGACATGCATCATAGGTTATCTGAGCCTACTCAGACTGAATCAATCTATGATCTCTCAGCAGTGCTGATTCACAAGGGAACTGCAGTGAACAGTGGCCATTATATAGCACATATTAACGATGAAAATACTGGGCAATGGTGGGAGTTTGACGATGAGCATGTCTCAAACTTAGGTTGTCACCCATTTGGAGAAGGTTCTTCAAGCTCTAGTCACAAGCCTGCTAAAACTGAGCCTGTTGTCAATCCCACCTGTACAGAAAAAACGAGTGATGTTGCCAATGGCAATCATATGGATGTTATTCAGCAAGAATCTTATGATCCAAGTTCTGGCAGTGGTGGTCATGTAGAGATATTTTCTTCAAGTGATGCATATATGTTGATGTATAATCTCAGGTGTCGCGGGAAGGATAATGGAAAATGTCTTGCAGTTTGTGGTGATAATGATATGGAAATAGAAGGCAATGTGACTTCCTTGCATGATGGTGTTTCTCTGCCTTCTCATCTTTGTGAAGAGGTGGAAAAGTTGAATGCATCATATGTTGATGCTTGTGACCAATACACATCAAAGAAGGAAATGGAGCTGAACCGAATTTCAGAAAGAAAACAGGAAGTTCGATCCATTTTGTCCGAGGCCCCTGTTAAATCACTAGAGGAACCATTTTGTTGGATTTCTGCAGATTGGCTTCGTCAGTGGGCTGACAACATTACTTCCCC TCCTCTTGATAACACTTCTATCCAATGTTTACATGGAAAAGTTCCCGTGTCAAAGGTTGATTCCATGAAGCGATTGTCAACTACATCTTGGACTCAGTTGTACTCCAAG TACAATGGGGGTCCGCAACTGACTAATGATGACTACTGCATAGATTGCCTTATTGATGGGGCCCGCACTCTGGTTTGTGCCGATAGTTACAGAGTTCGCAGAACTTTAATGAAACAAATTGCTGAAGATGTATTTGCAGGGATGTGTGAAGATGGAACGTATTTTGTTTCCAAAGCATG GTTGCAACAGTGGCTTAAAAGAAAAATACTTGATGCACCATCTGAAGCTGATGGAGGACCAACAGCTTCCATCAGGTGTCCTCATGGTGAACTTATGCCCGAGCAAGCTGTGGGAGCTAAGAGATTGCTTGTTCCTGAGAATCTGTGGCTGTTCTTTTATGAAGATGCTATTGCAGTAAAACCTGATGATACCTTGGGTTGTTCAACATTTCCTTCAGATTCAAGACAATGTTCACAGTGTAGTGATGAACTATCGGAAGTGGCTTGCATAGAAGATTCTTTAAG AGTGGTGAGGCTCAAGCAGCGCCAGAATCATGAGAAGCTAGCTACAGGGAAAACCTTTCCTCTATTTCCTGATTGCAAGTATTATTTGGTACCATCTTCTTGGCTTTCAAAATGGAGAAACTACATTAATGCCAGTGGCAAGAATGTCTCATTATCAGTGAAGCCTGAGACTTTAGATGGCATAATTGATATGCTGAAGTGCGAAAAG CATTTGCTACTCATAGAAAGGCCACCAGATCTTGTTTGGAAACGGGATTCAATATTCCAAAAGTCTTCTGCT GGACTTCAGACAGATGGGTTAACTGTTATTACTGAAAGTGATTGGAAATGCTTTTGCGAAGAATGGGGTGGCATTGAAGGGAACGGTATATCAGCCTGGATTGAGTGTAGTAGTACTGCAGAAAGTAATGTCAATGGTTCATGTGAAGAGATACAGAGATCTGAAGCAGATTTGGGCTCCTATGATGAAACTAATTATGAAATTGAGACTAAGCAACTACGAATGAAGACTAGTCCTGAG ATATGTGAGCATTGTATTGGAGAACGACAAAGCTTGGAGCTGATGCAGAAACTTAATTATTGCAATGAGGATGTATATGTGTATTTTGTTCGTGGTAAAGAAGCTCCCAAATCAATTTTACAAGCATCTGAGACTAGTTTTGATCCAGATCGCCGAGTTTCAAAGCGCTCTAAGAAGACAAATTCTGGTAATCAAATCAGTCTAAAAGTTTCTGGCTCTACATCAGTGTACCAGCTAAAAATGATGATATGGGAATCTTTTGGG GTGGTAAAAGAAaaccaaatacttcacaaaggtTCGCGAATAATCGATAAAGAATGTGCTACTCTTGCAGACATGAATATATTCCCTGGAGATAAGCTTTGGGTGATTGATTCAGAGATTCATGAGAACCGAGATATTGCGG ATGAGGTTTCTGACCAAAAAATGGATGTGCAACATACTGAGGAGGGGTTTCGTGGGACACTTTTGACTGCCAATACTTCATCTCAAGTTGTTTAA
- the LOC133803570 gene encoding ubiquitin carboxyl-terminal hydrolase 26 isoform X1, which produces MSNERSSCCVKMSRPTTRSKNKRHKQGDDVDTSSELLRKIHMTSEITDEDVTKLYKIWKPVCQGCRVNTKDNPNCFCGLIPPPNGSRKVGLWQKTSDILQALGPDPSTDLRASADSPSGLTNLGATCYANSILQCLYMNKLFRGGIFSVEPDLLKQQPVLDQLARLFAQLHASKMAFIDSCPFVKTLELDNGVQQDSHEFLTLLLSLLERCLNHSKVSKARTVVQDLFRGTVSHVTTCSQCGQDSEASSNMQDFYELELNVKGLKSLDNSLDDYLSVEELHGDNQYYCESCKTRVNATRSIKLRTLPPVLNFQLKRCVFVPKTTMKKKITSAFYFPGELDMHHRLSEPTQTESIYDLSAVLIHKGTAVNSGHYIAHINDENTGQWWEFDDEHVSNLGCHPFGEGSSSSSHKPAKTEPVVNPTCTEKTSDVANGNHMDVIQQESYDPSSGSGGHVEIFSSSDAYMLMYNLRCRGKDNGKCLAVCGDNDMEIEGNVTSLHDGVSLPSHLCEEVEKLNASYVDACDQYTSKKEMELNRISERKQEVRSILSEAPVKSLEEPFCWISADWLRQWADNITSPPLDNTSIQCLHGKVPVSKVDSMKRLSTTSWTQLYSKYNGGPQLTNDDYCIDCLIDGARTLVCADSYRVRRTLMKQIAEDVFAGMCEDGTYFVSKAWLQQWLKRKILDAPSEADGGPTASIRCPHGELMPEQAVGAKRLLVPENLWLFFYEDAIAVKPDDTLGCSTFPSDSRQCSQCSDELSEVACIEDSLRVVRLKQRQNHEKLATGKTFPLFPDCKYYLVPSSWLSKWRNYINASGKNVSLSVKPETLDGIIDMLKCEKHLLLIERPPDLVWKRDSIFQKSSAGLQTDGLTVITESDWKCFCEEWGGIEGNGISAWIECSSTAESNVNGSCEEIQRSEADLGSYDETNYEIETKQLRMKTSPEICEHCIGERQSLELMQKLNYCNEDVYVYFVRGKEAPKSILQASETSFDPDRRVSKRSKKTNSGNQISLKVSGSTSVYQLKMMIWESFGVVKENQILHKGSRIIDKECATLADMNIFPGDKLWVIDSEIHENRDIADEVSDQKMDVQHTEEGFRGTLLTANTSSQVV; this is translated from the exons ATGAGCAATGAAA GGTCATCTTGTTGTGTTAAGATGAGCAGACCAACAACGCGGAGTAAAAATAAAAGACACAAGCAAGGGGATGATGTTGACACCTCTTCAGAATTATTGAG GAAGATCCACATGACCAGTGAAATTACTGATGAGGATGTCACCAAGCTTTATAAAATTTGGAAACCAGTTTGTCAAGGATGCCGTGTGAATACAAAAGATAATCCTAACTGCTTTTGTGGGCTAATTCCCCCTCCAAATGGAAGCCGGAAAGTGGGCCTGTGGCAGAAGACATCAGACATCCTTCAGGCTCTTGGCCCTGACCCATCCACTGATCTTCGTGCTTCTGCTGATTCTCCCTCGGGACTTACAAATCTTGGTGCAACATGCTATGCCAACAGCATACTCCAGTGCTTGTACATGAATAAATTGTTCCGTGGAGGCATATTTTCTGTTGAACCAGATCTTTTGAAGCAACAGCCAGTGTTGGATCAGCTAGCACGACTTTTCGCACAGTTGCATGCAAGTAAAATGGCTTTTATCGACTCTTGTCCGTTTGTTAAAACACTTGAGTTGGATAATGGAGTTCAACAAGATAGCCATGAGTTTTTGACATTGCTTCTTTCGTTGCTTGAACGTTGTCTTAACCATTCTAAGGTTTCCAAGGCAAGAACTGTTGTCCAAGATCTTTTCCGTGGAACTGTGTCTCATGTGACAAC GTGCTCTCAATGTGGACAAGATTCTGAAGCTTCTTCTAATATGCAAGACTTTTATGAGCTAGAGCTGAATGTGAAGGGTTTGAAAAGTTTAGATAATAGCTTGGATGATTATCTTAGTGTGGAAGAGCTACATGGAGATAATCAATATTACTGTGAGTCTTGTAAAACAAGAGTTAATGCTACTCGCAGCATCAAGCTGCGGACATTGCCACCTGTACTAAATTTTCAGCTCAAGCGTTGTGTGTTTGTTCCAAAG ACCACTATGAAGAAGAAAATCACTTCTGCATTTTATTTCCCCGGAGAATTAGACATGCATCATAGGTTATCTGAGCCTACTCAGACTGAATCAATCTATGATCTCTCAGCAGTGCTGATTCACAAGGGAACTGCAGTGAACAGTGGCCATTATATAGCACATATTAACGATGAAAATACTGGGCAATGGTGGGAGTTTGACGATGAGCATGTCTCAAACTTAGGTTGTCACCCATTTGGAGAAGGTTCTTCAAGCTCTAGTCACAAGCCTGCTAAAACTGAGCCTGTTGTCAATCCCACCTGTACAGAAAAAACGAGTGATGTTGCCAATGGCAATCATATGGATGTTATTCAGCAAGAATCTTATGATCCAAGTTCTGGCAGTGGTGGTCATGTAGAGATATTTTCTTCAAGTGATGCATATATGTTGATGTATAATCTCAGGTGTCGCGGGAAGGATAATGGAAAATGTCTTGCAGTTTGTGGTGATAATGATATGGAAATAGAAGGCAATGTGACTTCCTTGCATGATGGTGTTTCTCTGCCTTCTCATCTTTGTGAAGAGGTGGAAAAGTTGAATGCATCATATGTTGATGCTTGTGACCAATACACATCAAAGAAGGAAATGGAGCTGAACCGAATTTCAGAAAGAAAACAGGAAGTTCGATCCATTTTGTCCGAGGCCCCTGTTAAATCACTAGAGGAACCATTTTGTTGGATTTCTGCAGATTGGCTTCGTCAGTGGGCTGACAACATTACTTCCCC TCCTCTTGATAACACTTCTATCCAATGTTTACATGGAAAAGTTCCCGTGTCAAAGGTTGATTCCATGAAGCGATTGTCAACTACATCTTGGACTCAGTTGTACTCCAAG TACAATGGGGGTCCGCAACTGACTAATGATGACTACTGCATAGATTGCCTTATTGATGGGGCCCGCACTCTGGTTTGTGCCGATAGTTACAGAGTTCGCAGAACTTTAATGAAACAAATTGCTGAAGATGTATTTGCAGGGATGTGTGAAGATGGAACGTATTTTGTTTCCAAAGCATG GTTGCAACAGTGGCTTAAAAGAAAAATACTTGATGCACCATCTGAAGCTGATGGAGGACCAACAGCTTCCATCAGGTGTCCTCATGGTGAACTTATGCCCGAGCAAGCTGTGGGAGCTAAGAGATTGCTTGTTCCTGAGAATCTGTGGCTGTTCTTTTATGAAGATGCTATTGCAGTAAAACCTGATGATACCTTGGGTTGTTCAACATTTCCTTCAGATTCAAGACAATGTTCACAGTGTAGTGATGAACTATCGGAAGTGGCTTGCATAGAAGATTCTTTAAG AGTGGTGAGGCTCAAGCAGCGCCAGAATCATGAGAAGCTAGCTACAGGGAAAACCTTTCCTCTATTTCCTGATTGCAAGTATTATTTGGTACCATCTTCTTGGCTTTCAAAATGGAGAAACTACATTAATGCCAGTGGCAAGAATGTCTCATTATCAGTGAAGCCTGAGACTTTAGATGGCATAATTGATATGCTGAAGTGCGAAAAG CATTTGCTACTCATAGAAAGGCCACCAGATCTTGTTTGGAAACGGGATTCAATATTCCAAAAGTCTTCTGCT GGACTTCAGACAGATGGGTTAACTGTTATTACTGAAAGTGATTGGAAATGCTTTTGCGAAGAATGGGGTGGCATTGAAGGGAACGGTATATCAGCCTGGATTGAGTGTAGTAGTACTGCAGAAAGTAATGTCAATGGTTCATGTGAAGAGATACAGAGATCTGAAGCAGATTTGGGCTCCTATGATGAAACTAATTATGAAATTGAGACTAAGCAACTACGAATGAAGACTAGTCCTGAG ATATGTGAGCATTGTATTGGAGAACGACAAAGCTTGGAGCTGATGCAGAAACTTAATTATTGCAATGAGGATGTATATGTGTATTTTGTTCGTGGTAAAGAAGCTCCCAAATCAATTTTACAAGCATCTGAGACTAGTTTTGATCCAGATCGCCGAGTTTCAAAGCGCTCTAAGAAGACAAATTCTGGTAATCAAATCAGTCTAAAAGTTTCTGGCTCTACATCAGTGTACCAGCTAAAAATGATGATATGGGAATCTTTTGGG GTGGTAAAAGAAaaccaaatacttcacaaaggtTCGCGAATAATCGATAAAGAATGTGCTACTCTTGCAGACATGAATATATTCCCTGGAGATAAGCTTTGGGTGATTGATTCAGAGATTCATGAGAACCGAGATATTGCGG ATGAGGTTTCTGACCAAAAAATGGATGTGCAACATACTGAGGAGGGGTTTCGTGGGACACTTTTGACTGCCAATACTTCATCTCAAGTTGTTTAA